The Phragmites australis chromosome 13, lpPhrAust1.1, whole genome shotgun sequence DNA window AGAAGCAAAACACTTGTCTTCAGATGTGTCAGGTGGAAATGGCGGAGATTTGATGGAGCTTGAACTAGAGCTGATTAAATGGATTGTCAATTTTTCATCTTGGGTGAATGCACAGAGGAACTTTGTGAAGGCACTGAATGGATGGCTTGCACTCTGCCTTGACTACGAGCCTGAGGAGGCAGATAATGGAGCTCCTTCTTACTCACCTGGAAAAATAGGTGCTCCATTGGTTTTTGTTATCTGCAACAAATGGTCTCAAGCTATGGATCGGATTTCTGAGAAGGCTGTGGTCAACGCCATGCAAGCTCTTGTGTCTAGTTTACAGCATTTGTGGGAGCAGCAGCATCTTGAACAAAGCGAACAAATCATCGCAATTCGAGAAAGAGAAAAATGGATCAAGATTTTGGAGAGAAAGACACAGGAGATTAACAAGGAGGCTGATGAATTAAACAAGAAGCTGGCGCTAATACCAAGCCGGCAGAGACTGCATGTGCCTCGGACCATACAAATGTATGAGGCCCATTGTGTTGAGGCAAGTAACTTGCACATAAATTTGAGCCTAGTTCTTCAAGCTTTAGAAAACTTTGCTGCCAATTCCCTGCAAGCTTTCCAGGAGATATTAAGATGTGCTGAAGGGGCAAGGTTGCCAAGAGATAATGAGTGAGAAAACCGTAGCAACAATAAAGGTTGAAACTGCAAACCCATCTCGTAAGGCTTCAGCATCTCATTACTAGGTGAAAGCAGAAGAACAATTGGAACGAAAATATATGATACAGAGGTCGCAGCAAGGTGGCTCCTTCAGGTGCCATGGCTTCCTGCATAAACAAACTTGGATGGGCTTTTGTGCCACAGATAACAGACTCGGATGGGTTTTGTGCAATTGAAGATCTGTCATTTGAGAAGTTGAGCTAATGACACCACAAACTCCAGGACAAAGATCCTAACTGAAAGGACCACATTGTTTCCTTGGCTCAGggaagtgtatatatatacctttGTCGAATAGCACCAAGGATATCAAATGCCGAAGGTTTAGCAGAAATCTGTGGTACAGGCTCAGAGCGAATCCAAGGGTTCTTCCGAAAACAAACCAGTTTAAGCTTGGTGATAGGTGTATGTGAAGTGGCTGGAAAATGTAAAATCGATCGAATGCGCATTACGGGAACAAGCTTTTGATGTTTGAAACTGTACATATTTCGTTCTGTCTTCACGATCTCTTACTTTTTTAGCGCTTGTAGCTGGTAGCTATCAATTTCTACATCAAAGAATGGTATTGCAATTTCCTGTGCACTACATTTCATCTTTTTCCTGTACTAAAAGAATGCTCAAACAACAGGTTAACAACGAAGCGAACCATATATGTGACATAACTGATCTGATCGTAGTTAGATTTAGCTCTTAGATCTTTCATTTCATTGAACTGTTGCTGGTACTAATCGTATAGAGAACTACATGATCATTTGTGAGGTTGAACTGTTAACTGAAAAGCGTGTGTAACCGGGCGTTTTGGTTGAATCCATCAATATTTTTGCGGAACGGTTGAATTCATCAATTTGACGCGCCTCCAGGCCCAGACCATCTACTAAGGCAGTGATGGAGTTGCATTTGGACAATCTGAAGGCCTGGACGAACGTTCGTCAACTATGGAAATCATATGGTGGCCTCGATTATACTACCTCCTAATCTTTGGCGCTCCCGTTGTAGATTCCTCAGCCTGGACGTCACCTGGACCGTGCTCCGAGGTCCGAGCACCGAAGCTATCAGCCGGCTGGTTGCCAGCGGCAGAAGCGTCGGCGCGGGCAGAGCCGCACAGGGTGGTGCAACCGCGGCCGTGCGAGGCGCCATGCCGTTACACGAGGGCACGGGCATTTAGGCAGTTGGAGGGCCGCGAGGGGGCGAAGCTGCCGATATGCCGCGGCCCGCGGGAGTCGCTGGGTCTTCGCACGGGCGAGTGCTGCCGCGCGGCGCCTCGGCCGAGTTGCCGTGAAGCCTGGTCCTTGGGGACCCGTGGCCTGGCGCCCTGCGGCCGTGCGGCGCGCGGCTGGCATGTTTGTACTGTGCCCTGCCCGCCCAAGGATTGACGGTCGATTTCCACTCCGTTAGTTCACCCGCGAATTAATTGATATGTGGAGGTTGGGTGACACCAATGACGGGCTTCGTACGTTGGTGCCCCACTACAATATGTAGTCTGTCTCCGAGCCTTGCGCGATGGTGTGTCTTTGGTCGGGATCTAAGGTTGTTTAGTTTGGTGGCAATGCGGGTTCAAGAACATAAGGTGAACATAAGGTGAAAGCCTAGTTTGATATTCTATTGATGTCAGTGCTGCCAACGCTCTTAGGTATCTTTTCCTCCCTAGAGGCGGTGTGTTGGTGCACCTTACTGATCcaaagaagtgtctccgagtgaAAACTCATTTCAGTTGTTGGATCAGTCGACGATTGCGTTTTTGGTGGCGtgccctccttggaggcgtcgATTTGGAGAGAACGTCCAAGCGGGTTTGGCTTTCTTTTGCTTCAAGGCATTGTCGGTCCTCTGAGGCCTAGTCTAGCTAGGCAAACGGCTAAGAGTAGCATGTCAAGGGATGATATCTGACAATGAATTCGAGGTGTACTGGACGTTGGACGTGTTGGTTGGTGTTTTTTTACTGGACGATGGACGTGTTGATCGGTGTTTCTTATAGTTTGATTATGGATACAAGATCACGGGGATTTATCGAGATTCAGGTCTTTcataggataatagccctatatactatgtattttttatagATTGGATGAGCTTGTTACAAAATCCTCTACAAGCCGCGTCCTCCTCCCCTTTATATAATAGGATAAAAGTAGAAAAAATGGAATGTGCCAAGCCATGCAACAGACATACTCTTAGGTCATCATTACGGGGGTATGCACACCTATTCTACTCTGGTCGCCCTACATGCTCTGTCACGTCCGCTGAGCGCTATCACGTTTACCTATCACTACTATGAAAACCCTCATTAGTGTTGGtttaaaatcgtcatcagtgactatcaatgccggGTATGAAACCGACACTGAAAATTACTATTGGTGCCAATTGGAGCTACCAATCGACATTGATAGTCGGTCCCGATTCAACGTTTTTCATACAAAAAAAGCTTCAAAACTTTTTCGTGACCAGAGATTGCTCACCCCATCACACCCAACATTTACAAGGTCACGCGATATTTGATCGCATATGGCAACCAGAACTTGAACTCACGACTTCACAAAAGGTGCGCGCGCGACCCCTCAAATTATCTCAACTATTGTTCGTTCGTGAGTATAGCAGCAAAAATAAATCCATTTAACATCTTCTAACCGAACGTTTGAATGgatatttggacatctaaatgacctcaaatgaaaaaattatcaactacaaagttgtacatctcgtcaagttctacaatattcatataaagtttgtctctattCGACTATTGCTGCAACtttgttataattatttggggATTTAAAttacctcaaattaaaaagttttcaactaaaaagttgtagatctcatcgagagctatattttcatataaagttttcctcatccgactttaTGTGAAACAGTTTTAAACTTTTTAAGATGAGTTGTGATAATAGCAATCATTAGTGGCGGTTCGTGgtaagaaccaacactgatacttactatcagtgGTGGTTCATGGCTATAACCGGCACGGATACAgttactatcagtgtcggttcgtggctGGAACAGGTACTGATGTATCAATGTTAATTTCAGCCAATAACCGACATTGATACGTCTGTCCTTAGCTCCTTAGTCGTTGTTTACGCGTAAGAGTTTAAGAACTGACACAGACGTCTTCAGTAGCGATTACTGTTGAACTAGTACTGATGATATGCTACACATGTGGTGTTTTGTAATAGTGTACGAGGTCATCCTGTAACATTAAATGCTACCGGATGAGTTACTCCAACTTTACGTATGTCCTTGATCATACTCGCCAAAAGAAGGTGCTTGAGGAAGGAAAAAACTTAAGTGAACGATATTTAATACGATTTGACTGGTTATGTGAGTACCTACCCTGTCGTAGGGTCTTTTCCCTAGACCAAGAGGATGGTCGTTTGAGCCTTGCCCTTGTATTAGGGTGAAGTCGTAGTCTTAATGATACCAACCGTTCGGCTAACATTGGGCAGCATGGGGCCTGCCTGGTGGGGCGCtctcttacctattacactgATATCGCATGTGACTCTCTGTGGTGTTTTTAGGCCTAATTTAGTTATGTAGTGTGCCTGTTGTGTGTCAtgattttttcttgatttttcctCAATTAATCAAGCACTTTTGCCTATCGAATTTTCTTCTTAATCAATATAATAAGCAACTCTCATGTTggttcttgaaaaaaaaaaagcagggACGAACATTGGCATGGACGCCGCAACGCTAACCTTGACTTGTGGGCTTTGAAATTTCCTCCATCGGGGTGGCTGGGCTAACATTTTGTGTATGCACAAGTCCAAAATATAGTCAACCCATATACTCTCTCCGGTAataaatacttgtcacttttatttttttacggTATTCGATATGCAActttgatcatttttttctattagaatatagttataatatctaataaaaatattatatcatgaaagtattttttaagataaatttacatgtgtgatttttatatttataaattaaatattttaaaagctatcaACAGTAAAGTTTTAAAAGATTAACAGGATCTGAATCAAAACAATAAGTATTTATTACACGAGGAAGTATAACTTTTCTCATGGGCAAACATAAACAGACACGTCACGACTTTACAGGTGAAAAACAGAATCTGACTTGGCAGAGGTGGCAATGCTACGTCATGACAGTGCAAGTAAGCCTGTGTACTATTTGAGGCACGGGATCTTTGGGTAAACGTATCCGGAGGCGTCCCCCTGCGCGTTTCGGCAGCGGGCGACGGTCTTTCCGCCACCTGACCCCGTTATCTTCATGGACTTGACATGGATCTCGGTGCAGCTGCCGCTCTTGCTGCAGTCAAACGCCACTGCCGTTTGCCGGCTTGAGGTCCCCTTCAGGTTGGTATACGTAATGTTCCTGATTGCCACTGCCCCCTGCAAGCCCAGAAGAAACATAAGCATTGGTGGGATTATTACTAGTGTTTCTCACATAAGGTACCTTGACTGGGACGGCGCGGTCTCGATAGAATTGGTTGATGAGTACGGGGTGGTCCACGTTGGTGAACTGTATGTTGGTGAACGAGATGGACTTCGCGTACCCTTGCCCACCCTAtggcaagaaagaaaagaaaccgAGGACCGCCTTGTCATTTCACTCGCAtttagttttgggatttttttttcaatgttcGCAGCTTTTACTTTTTTACCTCCCACGTCTTGATCCTGGCTCCATTCTGTGTATTGATGAAGTGGACGTTTCTCACGTCGATGTACTCCACTGCTGCCTTTgcccctttcttgcccagacTCCCAACACTAGTCAAGAAATACAAATGCACACAATATTTACTTGTCACCAACCAAACTTAATAGGAATTGGGTTAAGATACCTTGTGCTAGAAGCCTAGAACATGCATAGAATTAATAGTCCTTTTCGGTAGCATCGTTACCTTACTCCGTGACCTGGCCCGCACATGACGTTGTCGACGGTGACGAAGCGGCTCCCGGAGCCGATGGAGATGCAGTCGTCGCCTGTGCCGATCCTTGAATCGGCGATCCGCACGTCCTGGCATTGGCCGATATGGATGCCGTCCGTGTTCGGGCTGTTCCCCGGCGCGGTGATGGTGAGCCGCCGCACGGTGACGGTTCTGCTCGAAATGATAACGACGTGCATCTGCGGGCTGTCGTTGCTTCTGAAATGGCTCAGCTCCAGGTTGTTGCACTTCACCAGCTTCAACGCCTGATGCAGCGACACATCTCGGAATGCAAAGTTTCATCGAGAGGGGAAAACAAATCTGAATAAACTCACGTACCGTCGGTGCAGCTTCAACACAAGCCTGTGGAAGGGGAAAAGGGGGTATTTCAGTTTACAAATGCTTTGTTTTCTTATAGAAAAGCATTTAAGACGTAATAATAAGTAGTACTGCTATTAATCGACTCACGATATCGCTGCATCTCCTGACCCACCAACTATGGCCGTTGCCGTCGAGCACGCCCTTGCCGGTCACCGTGAGCCCGTCCACCCGATAGAACATGACCCAATACTCAGCCCTTCTGCCCCCGCTCCATGcgctcgccggcggcgccgtAATCTTGCCCTTGACCTATGCCAAGTAAGCCAGTAGGTATTGTCAGTTCGTCACAACATCGTTGGCACTTGGTAGGGGCAGGACGGCACGGTACACAGAGCGATACAGAGAATTAAAGGATGCTCTCTGCGGCTCTGCCCCTCTTCCTGCTCGGTCCATGCTTTCCGCCACGTCCGACCGCAACCCAAGGTGGATCGGCTGCAGCAGGATCCTACCGTCCCAACAAGAGCTCGCATGTTCTAGACCGTGGGATTTGGCAGTCACGGATCAGATATAGTGAAACTGAAAATATCTTAGTCAATAAATGTAAGCCGTTGATTGTCCATGCAAAATCCAAAGGCTCGCAGGTTTCTTTGACCTCTCGTCTGATCAATTGCAATTTCTCTTCAACTGCAGCGTGTGGCACCCCAAGACCACCCTCTTCCTTGATCTACGCCCAGTCGCCACGGCAAATTCAACTTCATAGGCAATTGCAGACGTATGATCTACCTCATCACTCCCTTTCATCCACCGATATTTATTCATCTGCTGATTCTATTAAATACTTTATATGTTTTTCAACTACCCTcttatagcgaaaatgatcatattatatcataattgtgattttaataattaatgatatagtcattgagactaatatatttatcaagtataGACTTTAACATGtcatgcaatatatgaagaagtcatcgTAGCAGGGGCAAAGTTtagttgaattagagaagtttcagaagatttgttctcaccagataaTCTAGTGTACTCAAGgatatactcaccggagtatttttagCAGAAGAgaaagacctcaccggatagttcaaTGTTAGGCCTGAATGCACATCGAAGTATAACTGTTAGTAGAGTTCAAGGAAGTTACACTCACCGAAAGA harbors:
- the LOC133889561 gene encoding LOW QUALITY PROTEIN: probable polygalacturonase At3g15720 (The sequence of the model RefSeq protein was modified relative to this genomic sequence to represent the inferred CDS: inserted 1 base in 1 codon) translates to MADLAQGAAGIICTGILLLNGLALACCVVDDAGSGRAFDVVSYGARGDGRTDDTKAFAAAWAAACGAKGLPXSMVVPAGKSFVIGPVSFQGPCTSRRITVQVKGKITAPPASAWSGGRRAEYWVMFYRVDGLTVTGKGVLDGNGHSWWVRRCSDIACVEAAPTALKLVKCNNLELSHFRSNDSPQMHVVIISSRTVTVRRLTITAPGNSPNTDGIHIGQCQDVRIADSRIGTGDDCISIGSGSRFVTVDNVMCGPGHGVSVGSLGKKGAKAAVEYIDVRNVHFINTQNGARIKTWEGGQGYAKSISFTNIQFTNVDHPVLINQFYRDRAVPGAVAIRNITYTNLKGTSSRQTAVAFDCSKSGSCTEIHVKSMKITGSGGGKTVARCRNAQGDASGYVYPKIPCLK